From a single Pirellulales bacterium genomic region:
- a CDS encoding DUF559 domain-containing protein, producing MPLRRIPKSRQAFQHARRLRRTMTKPERALWQLLRDRRLAQLKFRRQQPIGNYIVDFFCEAVGLLIELDGSSHDGHAGYDLQRQAWLESQGLRLLRIANDDVVGDPEAVVMGIAQAARIDVTGWLQNGQNLVEIE from the coding sequence ATGCCACTTCGCCGCATTCCTAAATCGAGGCAAGCTTTTCAACACGCTCGGCGATTACGGCGCACGATGACCAAGCCGGAGCGGGCTCTGTGGCAGTTGTTGCGAGATCGGAGGCTTGCGCAACTTAAATTTCGTCGGCAGCAACCGATTGGAAATTACATCGTGGATTTTTTCTGTGAAGCCGTTGGATTGCTGATCGAATTAGATGGTTCCAGTCATGATGGACATGCTGGTTACGATCTGCAGCGGCAAGCGTGGTTGGAATCGCAAGGGTTGCGACTACTGCGAATTGCAAATGACGATGTCGTTGGTGATCCCGAAGCAGTTGTAATGGGCATTGCGCAGGCAGCGAGGATTGATGTTACTGGATGGTTGCAGAACGGACAAAATCTCGTCGAGATCGAGTGA